A portion of the Candida dubliniensis CD36 chromosome R, complete sequence genome contains these proteins:
- a CDS encoding ATP-dependent helicase, putative (Similar to S. cerevisiae RRM3) produces MKPIVKSQFKLDDFFKRSKFVKHEDVVVKPVERQESALQFMDSDAGFEENDDSSFDKSVEIVNLRSAMQQGKRRGDFLDAHQPKKLTKKEPEEVVTEIFLSAEQQRVVDIVVQKKESIFFTGSAGTGKSVVLKEIVKACRGVYGDNFGVTASTGMAACNIQGQTLHRYLGIGLGRDPVDKLAKRINKNSVVLRRWQQMRLLIIDEISMIDAALFDKIEAVARVVRKSDRPFGGIQVVACGDFYQLPPVNKEGRPKFCFEGNSWGRVIKRAIVLKQVFRQRGDSEFIDMLNALRVGKMDAAAIAGFACLQREIDYPDKLEPTELFPTVNEVRMANQSRLQRLPGKDFKFVARDRGDPKQHHLLDYLMCDKVLRLKEGAQVMNIVNYSDSIVNGTLGTVLFFVTRRLYYKFIQQYGGIDASDAESIKEMRFICHRIGETEYSNEEKEYFEGLSNERKEWVQQATNIAMQETTAECLPVINFSTHGPDVVTMVERHDFKIERANKKVNEDESNVLAREQLPLLLSWAMSIHKSQGQTLDRVRVDLGRSFADGQAYVALSRATSKDRLELRNFRPHKVTTSEAVRRFYATLE; encoded by the coding sequence ATGAAACCCATAGTCAAGCTGCAGTTTAAGTTGGATGACTTTTTTAAAAGGTCCAAGTTTGTCAAGCATGAGGACGTGGTGGTTAAGCCGGTTGAGAGGCAGGAGTCGGCACTTCAGTTTATGGATAGTGATGCAGGGTTTGAGGAGAATGACGATTCGTCGTTTGATAAAAGTGTTGAGATAGTCAATTTGAGAAGTGCTATGCAGCAAGGGAAGAGGCGTGGGGATTTTTTGGATGCACATCAACCTAAGAAACTTACCAAGAAGGAGCCCGAGGAGGTGGTTACAGAGATTTTCCTAAGTGCTGAGCAACAGAGGGtggttgatattgttgttcaGAAGAAGGAGAGTATATTTTTCACTGGTAGTGCAGGAACAGGTAAATCGGTTGTTTTGAAAGAGATTGTTAAAGCGTGCAGAGGTGTATATGGGGACAATTTTGGGGTTACGGCATCTACAGGAATGGCGGCGTGCAATATCCAGGGCCAGACGCTCCACAGGTATCTTGGTATTGGGCTTGGGAGAGATCCGGTTGACAAATTGGCCAAGAGGATTAACAAGAATAGTGTTGTGTTGAGGAGATGGCAACAAATGAGGTTGCttattattgatgagaTATCGATGATTGATGCGGCGTTGTTTGACAAGATCGAGGCAGTAGCACGGGTAGTGCGTAAAAGTGACAGGCCGTTTGGTGGGATACAGGTTGTTGCGTGTGGGGATTTTTACCAGTTGCCGCCGGTCAACAAAGAGGGTAGGCCGAAGTTTTGCTTTGAAGGGAATAGCTGGGGGAGAGTTATTAAGAGGGCAATAGTGTTGAAACAGGTGTTTAGACAGCGTGGGGACTCTGAGTTTATTGATATGTTGAATGCATTGAGAGTGGGGAAGATGGATGCTGCGGCTATTGCCGGATTTGCATGTTTGCAACGGGAGATTGACTACCCTGATAAGTTAGAACCTACAGAGTTGTTCCCGACTGTCAACGAAGTGCGTATGGCGAACCAGTCGCGACTCCAACGGTTGCCAGGCAAAGACTTTAAGTTTGTTGCACGGGACAGAGGCGATCCGAAACAGCACCATTTGCTTGATTACTTGATGTGTGATAAGGTGTTGCGTCTTAAGGAAGGGGCGCAGGTGATGAATATTGTGAATTATTCTGATCTGATTGTCAATGGGACGTTGGGGACGgtgttgttttttgttaCTAGAAGGTTGTACTATAAGTTTATACAGCAGTATGGGGGTATTGATGCGAGTGATGCAGAGTCTATAAAGGAGATGAGGTTTATATGCCATAGGATTGGGGAGACAGAGTATAGTAATGAGGAGAAGGAGTATTTTGAAGGGTTGCTGAATGAGAGGAAGGAGTGGGTGCAGCAAGCCACCAATATTGCCATGCAAGAGACTACTGCTGAGTGTTTGCCGGTGATTAATTTTAGTACTCATGGTCCTGATGTTGTTACGATGGTGGAAAGACACGATTTCAAGATTGAGCGGGCCAATAAGAAAGTCAATGAGGATGAATCCAACGTTTTGGCAAGAGAGCAGTTGCCGCTTTTGTTGTCGTGGGCAATGTCGATACACAAGTCTCAGGGTCAAACTTTGGATAGGGTTAGGGTTGATTTGGGGAGGAGTTTTGCTGATGGGCAGGCGTATGTGGCATTGTCTC